The following are from one region of the Arachis duranensis cultivar V14167 chromosome 10, aradu.V14167.gnm2.J7QH, whole genome shotgun sequence genome:
- the LOC107469375 gene encoding ABC transporter F family member 4 has product MVRKKSEDAGPSAKTKASSKDAPKKEKISISAMLASMDEKPDKPKKPSSTKPKAKAAPKPSAYTDGIDLPPSDEDEDEALLEEEEENASKRHQRSELKALEVSTTDKELKKREKKDILAAHAVEQAKKEALKDDHDAFTVVIGSRTSVLDGDDDADANVKDITIENFSVSARGKELLKNASVKISHGKRYGLVGPNGKGKSTLLKLLAWRKIPVPKNIDVLLVEQEVVGDDKTALEAVVSANEELVKVRQEVASLQNATSAEGSVEKDNSNEEDDAGEKLAELYEKLQLMGSDAAEAQASKILAGLGFTKDMQGRPTKSFSGGWRMRISLARALFVQPTLLLLDEPTNHLDLRAVLWLEEYLCRWKKTLVVVSHDRDFLNTVCTEIIHLHDLKLHFYRGNFDDFESGYEQRRKEMNKKYEIYDKQLKAAKRSGNRAQQEKVKDRAKFVAAKEASKAKGKGKGKVDEDEAPPEVPQKWRDYSVEFHFPEPTELTPPLLQLIEVSFSYPNREDFRLSNVDVGIDMGTRVAIVGPNGAGKSTLLNLLAGDLVPTEGEVRRSQKLRIGRYSQHFVDLLTMDETPVQYLLRLHPDQEGLSKQEAVRAKLGKFGLPSHNHLTPIAKLSGGQKARVVFTSISMSRPHILLLDEPTNHLDMQSIDALADALDEFTGGVVLVSHDSRLISRVCEDEERSQIWVVEDGTVRTSVGTFDDYKNELMKEIKAEVDD; this is encoded by the coding sequence ATGGTTAGAAAAAAGTCAGAGGATGCAGGCCCATCTGCAAAGACGAAGGCAAGTAGCAAAGATGCCCCTAAGAAGGAAAAAATTTCCATCTCTGCCATGCTGGCCAGCATGGACGAAAAGCCTGATAAACCCAAAAAGCCCTCTTCCACTAAGCCCAAAGCAAAAGCTGCTCCAAAACCTTCTGCATATACTGATGGTATTGATCTTCCTCCATCCgacgaagatgaagatgaagctctcttggaggaggaggaagagaatgCTTCCAAACGGCATCAGAGGAGTGAATTGAAGGCACTTGAAGTATCAACCACAGACAAAGAGCTGAAGAAGCGTGAGAAGAAGGATATTTTAGCAGCTCATGCTGTTGAGCAGGCAAAGAAGGAAGCTCTTAAGGATGATCATGATGCTTTCACTGTGGTTATTGGAAGTCGGACTTCAGTGCTTGATGGAGACGATGATGCTGATGCTAATGTCAAAGATATAACAATAGAGAATTTTTCGGTGTCTGCTCGGGGTAAAGAACTTCTGAAGAATGCATCAGTGAAGATATCTCATGGGAAGAGGTATGGTTTGGTTGGACCCAATGGAAAGGGGAAGTCCACACTATTGAAGCTTCTTGCTTGGAGGAAGATACCAGTACCTAAGAATATTGATGTCCTTCTAGTTGAGCAGGAGGTAGTTGGTGATGACAAAACAGCTCTTGAAGCTGTTGTTTCAGCTAATGAAGAACTGGTTAAAGTTCGACAAGAAGTTGCTTCTCTGCAAAATGCAACTTCTGCCGAAGGAAGTGTTGAGAAAGATAATAGTAATGAGGAAGATGATGCAGGGGAGAAGCTAGCAGAGCTGTACGAGAAACTACAACTGATGGGTTCTGATGCTGCTGAAGCTCAAGCATCAAAGATTTTAGCGGGTTTGGGTTTTACGAAGGATATGCAGGGCCGACCAACAAAATCTTTCAGTGGTGGATGGAGAATGCGAATTTCTTTGGCTCGAGCACTTTTTGTGCAGCCTACTTTATTATTGCTTGATGAACCCACAAATCACCTTGACCTGAGAGCTGTTCTCTGGTTGGAAGAGTACCTGTGCCGTTGGAAGAAGACTTTGGTTGTTGTGTCACACGATAGGGATTTCCTCAATACAGTTTGCACTGAGATTATTCATCTTCATGACTTGAAACTCCATTTCTATCGTGGAAACTTTGATGACTTTGAGAGTGGGTATGAACAGCGTCGTAAAGAGATGAAcaagaagtatgagatttatGACAAGCAACTGAAAGCTGCAAAAAGGAGTGGTAACCGAGCTCAGCAAGAAAAGGTGAAGGACCGAGCAAAGTTTGTGGCAGCTAAAGAAGCATCTAAAGCCAAGGGCAAGGGCAAGGGCAAGGTTGATGAAGATGAGGCCCCACCAGAGGTTCCACAGAAGTGGAGGGACTACAGTGTTGAGTTTCACTTTCCTGAACCTACTGAGCTCACACCTCCACTTCTTCAGCTTATTGAAGTGAGCTTCAGTTATCCGAATCGTGAGGATTTCAGACTGTCAAATGTTGATGTTGGCATTGATATGGGAACTCGTGTTGCCATTGTTGGGCCCAATGGAGCTGGAAAATCTACACTACTAAACCTTCTGGCGGGTGATTTGGTTCCAACTGAGGGTGAAGTTAGGAGGAGTCAGAAGTTGCGGATAGGAAGATACTCGCAACACTTTGTGGACCTTCTAACTATGGACGAAACCCCTGTTCAGTATCTTCTTCGTCTCCATCCAGACCAGGAGGGACTTAGCAAGCAAGAGGCTGTCCGTGCAAAACTCGGTAAGTTTGGGCTACCTAGTCATAACCATCTCACCCCTATTGCCAAACTATCAGGAGGGCAGAAGGCCAGGGTTGTCTTCACCTCAATATCCATGTCAAGACCCCATATTTTGTTGTTGGATGAACCCACTAATCATCTAGACATGCAAAGTATTGACGCATTGGCGGATGCACTAGACGAGTTCACTGGTGGAGTTGTTCTCGTTAGTCATGACTCGAGATTGATATCTCGTGTATGTGAGGATGAAGAGAGGAGTCAAATCTGGGTTGTCGAGGATGGTACTGTAAGGACTTCGGTTGGAACATTCGATGATTACAAGAACGAGTTGATGAAAGAAATCAAAGCTGAAGTTGATGACTGA